A genome region from Sphingobacteriaceae bacterium GW460-11-11-14-LB5 includes the following:
- a CDS encoding penicillin acylase family protein, with product MNKIKALFCIIIPIALAFLFNTKLGSTPPLLKFLNPFMGFWQNAENNHFMFNHKAKIKGAIDKIEIVFDDRMIPHIFAQNDHDLYLAQGYVTAMHRLWQMDFQTRFAAGRISEVVGDKAIEVDRYQRRMGMVYGAENSLKGMMADPKAKEMILAYTEGINAYIKTLSKANYPLEYKILDFKPENWTPVKCALLLKQMSAVLAMGSDEFYMTNILKKFGPEVTKNLFPDYPFREDPIIPVGTKWDFSPLPTPKTPESFTQAQTGEVKTTEKIEGIGSNNWALSGAKTASGYPILANDPHLDLTLPSIWYQIQLHAPGVNTYGVSLPGAPGVIIGFNQKIAWGVTNVAADVLDFYQIKFKDSTHNEYWYNNTWKATTKRLETIKIRGGKDKVDTVYYTHHGPVVYFQKPKYGRADNVPVGDALRWIAHDESNELMTFYYLNRGKNYNDYRKALTFYTAPAQNFVFASVDNDIAITPNGKFPLKWKDQGKFILDGTDPAYDWQGWIPNAQNPTVKNPPRGFVSSANQSSTDTTYPYYINWEFAPYERGKRINDRLSAMNKATLDSIRLMQTDNYSIMAQNLVPALLPLLNNEQLNATQKEALAYLNKWNKRYDAHEIAASVFEIWTKRLSHNIWADEFEVKGIPMRYPSRDRTVELILKEPNAIWYDNINTSKKETLPDLVNEAFKYSCDSLERRFGPINKDWDWANVKQTNVPHLAKIPGFGSKVLQIGGAKTAINALSEANGPSWRMVIELGKTPKGHGVYPGGQSGNPGSKFYDNMIDTWANGKLYDLFYMQSPDDKSGTVISRLKISK from the coding sequence ATGAATAAAATTAAAGCCCTGTTCTGCATCATCATTCCGATAGCATTAGCTTTTTTATTTAATACCAAATTAGGCAGTACGCCTCCCTTGTTAAAATTCCTAAATCCTTTTATGGGTTTCTGGCAAAATGCAGAGAACAATCATTTTATGTTTAACCATAAAGCGAAGATTAAAGGCGCAATAGATAAAATCGAAATCGTTTTTGACGACCGCATGATCCCCCATATTTTCGCACAGAATGATCACGATCTGTATCTGGCACAAGGTTATGTAACCGCCATGCACCGCCTTTGGCAAATGGATTTTCAAACCCGTTTTGCAGCCGGAAGAATTAGTGAAGTGGTGGGTGATAAAGCCATTGAGGTAGATCGTTATCAGCGCCGGATGGGCATGGTTTATGGGGCTGAAAACTCATTAAAAGGCATGATGGCCGACCCGAAAGCAAAAGAAATGATCTTGGCTTATACCGAAGGAATTAATGCCTATATCAAAACACTTTCTAAAGCCAATTATCCCTTAGAATACAAAATACTCGATTTTAAGCCCGAAAACTGGACCCCGGTAAAATGTGCTTTGCTCCTAAAACAGATGTCGGCAGTATTAGCCATGGGTTCCGACGAATTTTACATGACCAACATCCTGAAAAAATTCGGACCTGAGGTGACCAAAAATCTTTTCCCTGATTATCCTTTCCGTGAAGACCCGATTATCCCGGTTGGCACAAAATGGGATTTTTCACCCCTGCCAACACCAAAAACACCGGAAAGCTTCACCCAGGCTCAAACCGGCGAGGTAAAAACAACCGAAAAAATAGAAGGCATTGGCAGTAATAACTGGGCTTTATCTGGTGCTAAAACCGCATCAGGATATCCGATTCTGGCAAACGACCCGCATTTGGATTTAACGCTTCCATCAATATGGTACCAGATTCAGCTACATGCACCTGGGGTAAATACCTATGGCGTTTCTTTACCCGGTGCACCTGGTGTAATTATTGGTTTTAACCAGAAAATAGCCTGGGGCGTAACGAATGTTGCTGCCGATGTGCTTGATTTTTATCAGATCAAATTTAAGGATTCGACCCACAATGAATATTGGTATAACAATACATGGAAAGCCACAACCAAACGACTCGAAACCATTAAAATACGTGGAGGAAAAGACAAAGTAGATACGGTTTACTATACCCATCACGGGCCAGTGGTATATTTCCAGAAACCAAAATACGGCAGGGCCGACAATGTACCCGTTGGCGATGCTTTAAGGTGGATTGCGCACGATGAATCGAATGAGTTGATGACTTTCTATTATTTAAACCGTGGAAAAAATTACAACGATTACCGCAAGGCTTTAACTTTTTACACTGCACCTGCACAAAACTTCGTTTTTGCCAGTGTAGATAATGATATTGCCATCACGCCAAATGGCAAATTTCCGCTAAAATGGAAAGATCAGGGCAAATTTATACTGGATGGTACCGACCCGGCATACGACTGGCAGGGATGGATCCCAAATGCACAGAACCCAACGGTTAAAAATCCGCCACGTGGTTTTGTAAGCTCGGCCAATCAGTCTTCTACCGATACCACTTATCCTTATTACATTAACTGGGAATTTGCACCTTACGAGCGGGGCAAGCGGATTAATGACCGTTTATCGGCTATGAATAAGGCGACCTTAGACAGTATCCGCCTGATGCAAACCGACAATTACAGCATTATGGCGCAAAACCTGGTTCCTGCATTGTTACCGTTACTAAACAACGAACAGTTAAATGCAACGCAAAAAGAAGCATTGGCTTACCTGAACAAGTGGAACAAACGTTATGATGCCCATGAAATTGCAGCCAGTGTATTCGAGATATGGACCAAACGCCTATCACATAATATCTGGGCGGATGAATTCGAAGTGAAAGGAATCCCCATGCGTTACCCATCAAGAGACCGCACGGTTGAGCTGATTTTGAAAGAACCCAATGCTATTTGGTACGATAACATTAATACCAGCAAAAAAGAAACATTACCTGATCTGGTTAACGAAGCCTTTAAATATAGCTGTGATAGTTTAGAAAGACGCTTTGGGCCGATAAACAAAGATTGGGACTGGGCGAATGTGAAACAGACCAACGTACCGCATCTGGCCAAAATACCAGGGTTCGGTTCGAAAGTTTTACAAATTGGTGGCGCGAAAACAGCTATTAATGCATTAAGCGAAGCCAATGGACCTTCGTGGCGGATGGTGATTGAATTGGGTAAAACGCCAAAAGGACATGGTGTTTATCCTGGTGGCCAATCAGGCAATCCTGGAAGCAAATTTTATGATAATATGATCGATACCTGGGCAAATGGTAAATTATACGATCTGTTTTATATGCAAAGTCCTGATGATAAATCGGGTACAGTTATTTCTCGTTTAAAAATTTCTAAATAG
- a CDS encoding DNA ligase (NAD(+)) LigA, with protein sequence MSQTAIKQEMDALVAELNQHNYNYYVLAMPTIGDYEFDKKLKHLAELEKANPDFADPNSPTQRVGGDITKNFITVNHKYPMLSLGNTYNEQDLRDFDERIRKAIGDNFEYVCELKFDGLSISLTYENGKLLRAVTRGDGTKGDDVTNNVKTIHTIPHQIKPTVAPEHFEIRGEIFMHKAAFLRLNAAREELGEIPYANPRNFASGTIKMQDSKEVAKRPLDGFIYFLYTDKNEFKTHWESLNAVKDWGFHVCEHNRLVANIDAVLEFIHHWENERFKLSYDIDGIVIKVNSYAQQQELGFTSKSPRWAISYKYKAAEVETVLEKVTYQVGRTGAVTPVANLKPVLLAGTTVKRATLHNANEIDRLDLHEGDTVYVEKGGEIIPKIIKVNLDKRLPGSTKVHYLHHCPECGTELIRKEGEAVHYCPNDEGCPPQIVGKIQHFISRKAMNIDGLGDETIETFYKHGLVNHISDLYTLYQKSDQLKTLDRFGERSIENMLAGIEKSKEMPFEKVLFGLGIRYVGETVAKKTAAGVKNIDKLANATVEELIAIDEIGQRIAESIVEYFGKSEHLQQVELLKSAGLQFEIEEKIITLDSDRLIGKTFVISGVFENFSRDELKDMIEANGGKMLSGISGKLNYLVAGDNMGPSKLEKANKLNVPIISDAELLEMLKS encoded by the coding sequence ATGTCGCAAACTGCAATAAAACAAGAAATGGATGCCCTGGTGGCCGAATTAAACCAGCACAATTATAATTATTATGTACTGGCTATGCCCACCATTGGCGATTATGAGTTTGATAAAAAATTAAAGCACCTCGCCGAGCTCGAAAAAGCGAATCCTGATTTTGCCGATCCCAATTCGCCTACGCAGCGTGTGGGTGGCGATATTACTAAAAACTTCATTACGGTAAATCACAAATACCCGATGTTATCATTGGGGAATACCTATAACGAGCAGGATCTCCGCGATTTTGACGAGCGGATCCGTAAAGCAATTGGTGATAATTTTGAATACGTTTGCGAATTAAAATTTGATGGCCTATCCATTAGCCTTACCTACGAAAATGGTAAACTTTTACGTGCGGTTACCCGTGGTGATGGCACTAAAGGCGATGATGTTACCAACAATGTAAAAACCATTCACACCATCCCGCATCAGATTAAGCCGACCGTTGCACCTGAACATTTCGAAATCCGTGGGGAGATTTTTATGCACAAAGCTGCATTTTTACGTTTAAATGCAGCGCGGGAAGAACTGGGCGAAATCCCTTATGCCAATCCGCGCAACTTTGCATCAGGTACCATAAAAATGCAGGATAGCAAAGAAGTCGCTAAACGACCTTTAGATGGTTTTATTTATTTCCTGTACACCGATAAAAATGAATTCAAAACCCATTGGGAAAGTTTAAATGCTGTAAAAGATTGGGGTTTTCATGTTTGCGAACACAATCGCCTGGTTGCTAACATTGATGCTGTACTGGAATTTATCCACCATTGGGAAAACGAACGTTTTAAACTGAGTTATGATATTGATGGCATTGTAATCAAGGTAAACAGTTATGCCCAACAACAAGAATTGGGTTTTACCTCCAAATCGCCACGTTGGGCCATCTCATATAAATACAAAGCAGCCGAGGTTGAAACCGTTTTAGAAAAAGTAACTTATCAGGTCGGCAGAACCGGTGCCGTTACGCCGGTTGCCAATTTAAAACCTGTGTTATTGGCTGGTACTACGGTTAAACGGGCCACATTGCACAACGCCAATGAGATAGATCGTTTAGATTTACATGAAGGTGATACCGTTTATGTAGAAAAAGGGGGTGAGATTATTCCAAAAATCATCAAGGTAAATCTTGATAAACGCTTACCTGGCTCAACCAAGGTACATTACCTTCATCATTGCCCGGAGTGCGGAACCGAACTGATCAGAAAAGAAGGTGAAGCAGTACATTACTGCCCCAATGATGAAGGTTGTCCGCCGCAGATTGTGGGAAAAATTCAGCATTTCATTTCACGCAAAGCGATGAATATCGATGGACTCGGTGATGAAACCATCGAAACATTTTACAAACACGGCCTGGTAAACCATATCAGCGATTTATATACCTTGTATCAAAAATCTGATCAGTTAAAAACCTTAGACCGTTTCGGGGAACGATCAATCGAAAACATGCTTGCCGGGATTGAAAAATCGAAGGAAATGCCCTTTGAAAAAGTACTTTTTGGGTTAGGCATCCGATATGTTGGTGAGACGGTTGCGAAAAAAACTGCTGCTGGGGTGAAGAATATCGACAAACTTGCTAATGCCACAGTAGAGGAACTCATCGCAATTGATGAGATTGGGCAACGGATTGCAGAGAGTATTGTTGAGTATTTTGGAAAATCTGAGCATTTACAGCAGGTAGAATTATTAAAATCGGCAGGATTACAGTTTGAAATTGAAGAAAAGATAATTACGCTTGATAGTGATAGGCTTATTGGAAAAACATTCGTAATTTCGGGCGTTTTTGAAAACTTTAGCCGCGATGAACTGAAAGACATGATTGAAGCCAATGGAGGCAAGATGCTGAGCGGTATTTCAGGCAAATTGAACTACCTGGTTGCAGGCGACAATATGGGCCCATCAAAGCTGGAAAAAGCCAATAAGTTAAACGTTCCGATCATCAGCGACGCAGAACTTTTAGAAATGCTAAAAAGTTAA
- a CDS encoding Fur family transcriptional regulator, which translates to MEDNTARFEKLLVKNGLKRTAPRLQVLEILSGRDSATSQPYLEQVMGKDADRVTLYRVLQAFEEKGIIHKVLDQQGTANYAICSDGCSAHDHHDEHVHFNCDNCHKIYCLDTVKIPALKVPAGFKVAHLNLIATGLCASCSDKVN; encoded by the coding sequence ATGGAAGATAATACTGCGCGTTTCGAAAAACTTTTGGTTAAAAATGGACTAAAAAGAACTGCCCCGCGTTTGCAGGTGCTGGAGATTTTGAGTGGAAGGGATTCTGCAACCTCTCAGCCTTATTTGGAGCAAGTGATGGGTAAAGATGCAGACCGTGTTACCTTGTATCGTGTTTTGCAGGCTTTTGAAGAAAAAGGGATTATCCATAAGGTTTTAGATCAACAGGGCACAGCCAATTATGCCATTTGTTCTGATGGTTGCAGCGCACATGACCACCATGATGAACATGTACACTTTAATTGCGATAACTGCCATAAAATTTACTGTTTGGATACCGTTAAGATTCCGGCATTAAAAGTTCCGGCAGGATTTAAAGTGGCACACCTTAATTTGATTGCTACTGGTTTATGTGCGAGCTGTTCGGATAAGGTAAATTAG
- a CDS encoding acyl transferase: MYFCPVNLTAKDIFSVKSTNAFNALALNIFKLQAQNCNVYREYIFHLGVDADEVSEIAQIPFLPISFFKSHAVLSSTNPIEITFSSSGTTGMVQSSHHVSNVKLYEQSYLQAFAQFYGDITEYCFLALLPSYQQRSGSSLIYMVNDLIEKSRHPQSGYFLYNHDELLKTLLELKSKKQKTVLIGVTYALLDFIEQFDIDFPELIVMETGGMKGKRKEMVREELHEQLTKGFGVKSIHSEYGMTELLSQAYSLGEGIFNCPNWMQVLIRDTNDPLSLIENGRTGGINVIDLANLNSCSFIATQDLGRINPDQSFEVLGRFDNADIRGCNLLVQ, from the coding sequence TTGTACTTTTGCCCTGTGAATTTAACAGCTAAGGATATATTTTCAGTAAAAAGCACCAATGCGTTTAACGCCCTGGCATTAAACATTTTTAAGTTACAGGCGCAAAACTGTAATGTTTACCGCGAATATATCTTCCATTTAGGTGTTGATGCAGATGAGGTGAGCGAAATTGCACAGATTCCCTTTTTACCCATCAGTTTTTTTAAAAGCCATGCTGTTCTGAGCAGTACCAATCCAATAGAAATTACGTTCAGCAGTTCGGGCACTACAGGCATGGTACAAAGCAGCCATCATGTAAGCAATGTTAAATTATATGAGCAGAGCTATCTACAAGCTTTTGCCCAATTTTACGGAGACATTACCGAATATTGCTTTTTGGCGCTGCTCCCGTCCTACCAGCAGCGATCGGGCTCATCATTGATTTATATGGTCAACGACCTGATCGAAAAAAGCAGACACCCACAAAGCGGTTACTTTTTATATAACCACGATGAATTACTGAAAACCCTCCTCGAGCTTAAATCAAAAAAACAGAAAACCGTTTTAATTGGCGTGACCTATGCCCTGCTCGATTTTATAGAACAGTTTGATATCGATTTCCCTGAGCTGATTGTAATGGAAACCGGAGGAATGAAAGGGAAACGCAAAGAAATGGTACGCGAGGAGCTGCATGAACAATTAACCAAAGGATTTGGTGTAAAATCAATCCATAGCGAATATGGAATGACGGAGCTACTTTCTCAGGCTTATTCTTTAGGAGAAGGCATTTTCAACTGTCCTAACTGGATGCAGGTTTTAATCCGCGACACCAATGATCCTTTAAGTTTAATCGAAAATGGCAGAACTGGAGGCATTAATGTCATCGATCTGGCCAATCTTAATTCCTGCTCCTTTATTGCCACGCAAGATCTGGGCAGAATAAATCCCGATCAAAGTTTTGAAGTATTGGGCAGATTTGATAATGCCGATATAAGGGGATGTAATCTATTGGTGCAGTAA
- a CDS encoding ABC transporter permease — protein MNIFKISSKNLVRNKLTTILNIILVAFGIGILSILFLAANQIGNKLEKNARDIDLVVGAKGSPLQLILSSIYHIDYPTGNIPAKDAYKLMQNSMVKRAVPLALGDNYNGYRIVGTDSTFSNLYGLSLKSGNFWHKDLEVTLGSTVALTSRLKIGDSFFGAHGLTGNGDIHKQHAYLVKGILKPQGNITDNLILTNIGSVYKMHEEKHNQEHGHVSGAEAKEINDKQITALLIQYKSPMSVIVFPRMVNQSTNMQAASPAMESARLFSLIGVGIDTLQWFAVFIMAIAALSIFISLYNAMKERKYDLAIMRCLGASKSKLFFLVMFEGVLVTLIGALLGLLIGHAALEVIGAYQESSQAKLTGFTAVPQEIYLIWIGLFIGTLASLIPAMQIYKVDIAETLTKNR, from the coding sequence ATGAATATTTTTAAAATCAGCAGCAAAAACCTCGTTAGGAATAAGCTAACAACAATTTTGAATATTATTTTAGTTGCCTTTGGTATAGGCATTCTCTCTATTCTATTTTTGGCCGCCAACCAGATTGGAAATAAACTGGAAAAAAATGCCAGGGATATTGATTTAGTTGTTGGTGCAAAAGGAAGTCCTTTACAATTGATATTAAGCAGCATTTACCACATCGATTATCCTACTGGAAATATCCCTGCAAAAGATGCTTACAAATTAATGCAAAACTCTATGGTTAAGCGGGCTGTTCCCTTGGCATTGGGCGATAATTACAACGGTTACCGGATTGTCGGCACCGATAGTACTTTCTCTAATCTTTATGGTTTATCCCTAAAAAGTGGCAATTTTTGGCATAAAGATTTAGAAGTAACCCTGGGGAGCACGGTTGCTTTAACATCCAGGCTGAAGATTGGCGATTCTTTTTTTGGCGCACATGGTTTAACTGGCAACGGAGATATTCATAAACAACATGCTTACCTCGTAAAAGGAATCTTAAAACCACAGGGGAATATAACCGATAACCTGATCCTGACCAATATTGGCAGTGTGTATAAAATGCACGAAGAAAAGCATAATCAGGAGCATGGCCATGTTTCTGGAGCAGAAGCTAAAGAAATTAATGATAAACAAATCACCGCCTTACTGATCCAGTACAAATCGCCCATGTCGGTGATTGTTTTTCCACGGATGGTTAATCAAAGTACAAACATGCAGGCCGCCTCTCCGGCAATGGAAAGCGCGAGGCTATTTTCTTTGATCGGCGTTGGGATTGATACGCTGCAATGGTTTGCCGTATTTATTATGGCGATTGCCGCCTTAAGCATTTTTATCAGCCTCTATAACGCGATGAAAGAACGGAAATACGATCTGGCCATTATGCGCTGCCTCGGTGCATCAAAATCGAAACTGTTTTTCCTGGTCATGTTTGAAGGGGTTTTGGTTACGCTTATTGGTGCCTTATTAGGTTTATTGATCGGGCATGCTGCGCTTGAGGTAATCGGGGCCTATCAGGAATCTTCGCAGGCAAAATTAACGGGGTTTACTGCAGTTCCACAGGAAATATATTTAATCTGGATCGGGCTGTTTATTGGCACTTTAGCCTCGCTTATTCCTGCTATGCAGATTTACAAGGTTGATATTGCCGAAACTTTAACCAAAAACAGATAA
- a CDS encoding ABC transporter ATP-binding protein, which yields MIKISALAHVYEKGRRLKFPYWEIADMEQWLLLGASGSGKSTLLNIISGLLEPTQGEVLVNGTDLYTLPARGRDRFRGRHIGIIFQRPHLIRSLDVLDNLELAAVMAGVPVDHERNLSLLHELGIAGLAKNYPDQLSEGQLQRVSVARALVNKPDLLIADEPTSSLDDENASLVIQMLTTQAKDNGAALIIATHDRRVQEYITKTYLL from the coding sequence ATGATTAAGATCAGCGCATTAGCACATGTTTATGAGAAGGGAAGGAGGTTGAAATTTCCTTACTGGGAAATCGCCGATATGGAGCAATGGCTTTTACTAGGTGCATCTGGCAGTGGAAAGAGCACATTGCTTAATATTATTTCTGGGCTTTTGGAGCCAACTCAGGGCGAAGTTTTAGTTAACGGAACTGATTTATATACTTTACCTGCAAGAGGACGAGATCGGTTCAGGGGGCGGCATATCGGTATTATTTTTCAAAGGCCGCATCTTATTCGTTCTCTCGATGTGCTCGATAATCTGGAACTTGCGGCAGTAATGGCCGGGGTACCTGTAGACCATGAACGGAATCTTTCACTTTTACACGAGCTGGGGATTGCCGGGCTGGCTAAAAATTATCCTGACCAATTAAGTGAGGGGCAGTTGCAAAGGGTTTCGGTGGCGCGTGCATTGGTCAACAAACCCGATCTGTTAATTGCTGATGAGCCTACCTCTAGCTTGGATGATGAGAATGCCAGTTTGGTGATCCAGATGCTGACTACCCAGGCTAAAGATAATGGTGCTGCACTGATCATTGCTACACACGATAGGAGGGTGCAGGAATATATTACTAAAACCTATCTACTCTAA
- a CDS encoding 4-hydroxy-tetrahydrodipicolinate synthase produces MNKFQGTGVALVTPFNTDGSVDYNGLKNLINHLVDGGIDYLVSLGTTGETATMTKDEKKKVWAYTAEINNNRLPLVAGIGGNNTLAVAEDIKSLDAAGYSAILSVSPYYNKPTQEGIYQHYKYLAEISPLDLILYNVPGRTGSNMSPETTCRLAHDFKNIIATKEASGSFDQFNQIMRDKPADFLLISGDDPVTLPMIALGAAGIISVIGNALPKQFSDMVKLCLAGDYKAALPAHLGLIEFTRLAFAEGNPAGIKAALKHLGVCGDTVRLPLVKASASLEKSIIAEIEKLSEVA; encoded by the coding sequence ATGAACAAATTTCAGGGTACTGGTGTGGCATTGGTTACACCTTTCAACACAGATGGATCAGTTGATTATAACGGCTTAAAAAACCTGATTAATCATTTGGTAGACGGAGGGATAGATTACCTCGTTTCTTTAGGTACAACCGGCGAAACCGCTACAATGACCAAGGACGAGAAGAAGAAGGTGTGGGCCTATACTGCTGAAATTAATAACAACAGATTACCGTTAGTTGCCGGCATAGGTGGCAATAACACATTAGCCGTGGCTGAAGATATTAAATCTTTGGATGCTGCTGGTTATAGCGCAATTTTATCGGTTAGTCCTTATTACAATAAACCTACTCAGGAAGGAATTTATCAGCATTATAAATATTTAGCTGAAATTTCTCCTTTAGATTTGATTTTATATAATGTACCAGGTCGTACAGGAAGCAACATGAGTCCGGAAACGACCTGCAGACTGGCGCATGATTTTAAAAACATTATTGCTACCAAAGAAGCTTCAGGTAGTTTTGATCAGTTTAACCAGATAATGAGAGATAAACCAGCAGATTTTCTTTTAATCTCTGGTGATGACCCGGTTACTTTGCCCATGATCGCGTTAGGTGCTGCAGGGATTATTTCAGTAATCGGAAACGCTTTACCTAAACAGTTCTCTGATATGGTAAAACTATGTTTAGCTGGCGATTATAAAGCTGCTTTGCCTGCTCATTTAGGCTTAATAGAATTCACCCGTTTGGCTTTTGCTGAGGGGAATCCGGCAGGAATAAAAGCGGCATTAAAACATCTAGGTGTTTGTGGCGATACGGTAAGATTACCATTGGTTAAAGCTTCTGCATCATTAGAAAAATCAATTATAGCAGAAATAGAAAAACTGAGTGAAGTAGCTTAA
- a CDS encoding tyrosine--tRNA ligase, with amino-acid sequence MTNFVEELRWRGMLHDIMPNTEEKLNEGMTSGYIGFDPTADSLHVGHLTQIMTLIHFQNAGHKPFALVGGATGMVGDPSGKSDERNLQTPEMIEHNLKGMKKQLAKFLKFEEGGNGAVMVNNADWFKDMNLFTFIRDVGKHITVNYMMAKDSVKRRLEGDSGLSFTEFCYQLIQGYDFYHLWKNENCLVQMGGSDQWGNIVTGTELIRRKDAGTAYAITTQLIKKADGTKFGKTESGAVWLDPEKTSPYKFYQFWLNASDDDVKKWIRIFTLKNKEEIEALEKEHDAAPHLRILQKALAEDITIKTHSVEALETAIKTSEFLFGNGSLEFLKSLSENQVLEMFEGIPQFNISKSELADGIDAATLFAEKAAVFSSKGETKKLIQGGGVSVNKEKVADATQVFNTAHLINDKFIVVQKGKKNYFLLIAD; translated from the coding sequence ATGACGAATTTTGTTGAAGAGTTAAGATGGCGTGGCATGCTGCATGATATTATGCCGAATACGGAGGAAAAGTTAAACGAGGGTATGACTTCTGGTTATATCGGTTTCGACCCCACCGCAGATTCGTTGCACGTTGGTCACTTAACGCAGATCATGACACTGATTCATTTTCAAAATGCCGGGCACAAACCATTTGCTTTGGTTGGTGGTGCTACGGGTATGGTGGGCGATCCATCAGGCAAATCTGATGAACGTAATCTTCAGACCCCTGAAATGATTGAGCATAACCTGAAAGGGATGAAAAAGCAATTGGCTAAATTCTTAAAATTTGAAGAAGGTGGAAATGGCGCAGTAATGGTTAACAATGCCGATTGGTTTAAGGATATGAATCTTTTTACCTTTATCAGGGATGTAGGTAAACACATTACCGTAAATTACATGATGGCGAAAGACAGCGTTAAAAGACGTTTGGAGGGTGATTCTGGTCTGTCTTTTACCGAGTTCTGTTACCAGTTGATTCAGGGTTACGATTTCTATCATTTATGGAAAAACGAAAACTGCTTGGTACAGATGGGCGGATCTGATCAATGGGGTAATATTGTTACCGGTACAGAGCTGATCAGAAGAAAAGATGCCGGTACAGCTTATGCCATTACCACACAATTGATCAAAAAGGCAGATGGAACCAAATTCGGTAAAACCGAGAGTGGTGCAGTTTGGTTAGACCCAGAGAAAACTTCTCCATATAAATTTTACCAGTTCTGGTTGAATGCATCCGATGACGATGTGAAAAAATGGATCCGCATTTTTACCCTTAAAAATAAGGAAGAAATAGAAGCCTTAGAAAAAGAACATGATGCGGCACCACATTTGCGTATCCTGCAGAAAGCTTTAGCTGAAGATATCACCATCAAAACACACTCAGTGGAAGCGTTGGAAACGGCTATTAAAACTTCAGAATTCTTGTTCGGAAACGGATCTTTAGAATTTTTGAAAAGCTTGTCAGAAAATCAGGTGTTAGAAATGTTCGAAGGTATTCCGCAGTTTAATATTTCGAAATCTGAATTGGCTGATGGCATTGATGCGGCTACTTTATTTGCAGAAAAGGCTGCTGTTTTCTCCTCTAAAGGCGAAACCAAAAAACTGATCCAGGGTGGAGGTGTTTCTGTAAATAAAGAAAAAGTAGCAGATGCTACCCAGGTTTTCAATACCGCTCATTTGATCAACGATAAATTTATTGTGGTACAAAAAGGAAAGAAAAACTACTTCCTTTTAATCGCAGATTAA